In one window of Tellurirhabdus rosea DNA:
- a CDS encoding fatty acid--CoA ligase, whose product MLNTKLIPRTPSAHEPGLLLKNILAQSLQYEPEREIVYRDLFRMNYVAFNRRVRQLANLLTSLGVEAGDTVAVLDWDSHRYLECFFAVPGIGAILHTINVRLSPAQVLYTMNHAEDKLVLVHEDFLPLLNAVKNQLTTVAKYVVISDKVYQDEAAVTVPEGFAGEYETLLKAAPADFDFPDFDEDTWATTFYTTGTTGNPKGVYFSHRQLFIHTMGLLTYVSGYEAVPFKSGQDVYMPITPMFHVHAWGFPFLATMLSAKQIYPGRYEPEMLLKLLLKEGVTLSHCVPTILNMLVSSPAAQQFRAQLSRWKVIIGGSALTRGLAQAATDLGIQVYAGYGMSETAPVMSITYLNDTERSLPPDEQVDLRTRAGRIAPFVELKLIDDNGHEVPRDGHSVGELVARGPWMTQGYYKEAEQSENLWRDGWLHTGDVASISPDNWVQIADRTKDVIKTGGEWVSSLAIEDLLSRVEGVAESAVIGLPDERWGERPHALIVLKPDAAGKVTPEGVKAALQQQVDSGDLNKWYVPDRIVLVPEIPKTSVGKIDKKKIRSEMREVILG is encoded by the coding sequence ATGCTGAACACAAAGCTCATTCCCCGCACACCATCGGCTCACGAACCGGGCCTGCTTCTGAAGAACATTCTGGCCCAGTCTCTCCAATACGAACCCGAACGGGAAATTGTCTACCGCGACCTGTTCCGAATGAATTACGTTGCGTTCAACCGGCGCGTCCGGCAACTGGCCAATCTGCTCACCAGCCTGGGCGTCGAAGCCGGAGACACCGTCGCCGTGCTGGACTGGGACAGCCACCGTTACCTGGAATGTTTTTTTGCGGTTCCGGGCATCGGGGCCATTCTGCATACGATCAACGTGCGGCTCTCTCCGGCGCAGGTGCTGTATACGATGAATCATGCCGAGGACAAGCTGGTGCTGGTTCACGAAGATTTTCTGCCGCTGCTCAACGCCGTTAAAAACCAGCTGACAACCGTAGCGAAGTACGTCGTTATTTCCGACAAAGTTTACCAGGACGAAGCGGCGGTGACGGTTCCCGAAGGCTTTGCCGGGGAATACGAAACCCTGCTGAAAGCCGCTCCGGCCGACTTCGACTTCCCGGATTTCGACGAAGACACCTGGGCGACGACTTTTTACACCACCGGCACCACGGGCAATCCGAAAGGCGTTTACTTCTCGCACCGGCAGCTTTTTATACACACGATGGGCCTGCTGACCTATGTTTCGGGTTACGAAGCGGTGCCGTTCAAATCGGGTCAGGATGTGTACATGCCCATCACGCCCATGTTTCACGTCCACGCCTGGGGCTTCCCGTTTCTGGCGACGATGCTCTCGGCGAAGCAGATTTACCCCGGCCGCTACGAGCCCGAAATGCTGCTGAAACTCTTGCTGAAAGAGGGCGTGACGCTCTCACACTGCGTCCCGACCATCCTGAATATGCTCGTCAGCAGCCCGGCGGCCCAGCAGTTCCGCGCCCAGCTGAGCCGCTGGAAAGTGATTATCGGCGGCTCGGCCCTGACGCGCGGGCTGGCGCAGGCGGCTACCGACCTGGGTATTCAGGTGTACGCAGGGTACGGCATGTCCGAAACGGCCCCGGTGATGTCGATTACGTACCTCAACGATACCGAGCGCAGTCTGCCGCCGGACGAGCAGGTCGATCTGCGGACGCGGGCGGGCCGGATTGCGCCGTTTGTCGAGCTGAAGCTGATTGACGACAACGGGCATGAGGTGCCCCGGGACGGCCATTCGGTCGGCGAACTGGTGGCGCGCGGCCCCTGGATGACGCAGGGCTATTACAAGGAAGCCGAACAGAGTGAGAATCTGTGGCGCGACGGCTGGCTGCATACGGGCGACGTGGCCAGTATTTCTCCCGACAACTGGGTGCAGATTGCCGACCGCACCAAGGATGTCATCAAAACCGGCGGCGAATGGGTGTCTTCTCTGGCGATTGAAGACCTGCTTTCGCGTGTGGAGGGCGTGGCCGAATCCGCCGTTATCGGCCTGCCCGACGAACGCTGGGGCGAACGGCCGCACGCGCTCATTGTCCTCAAACCCGACGCGGCGGGAAAAGTAACGCCGGAGGGAGTGAAGGCCGCCTTGCAGCAGCAGGTCGATTCCGGCGATCTGAACAAGTGGTACGTGCCCGACCGCATCGTGCTGGTGCCCGAAATTCCGAAAACGAGTGTGGGAAAAATCGACAAGAAGAAAATTCGGAGTGAGATGCGGGAGGTGATTCTCGGATAA